The following coding sequences are from one Microbacterium sp. SORGH_AS_0969 window:
- a CDS encoding gamma carbonic anhydrase family protein, producing MRFAHLGAEPRIHPDAVVAPTAVVSGDVTIGPGCQVLHGAVLTSEGSPIVLGENVIVMENALVRASSTHPVHVGAHTLVGPMASVAGADVGEEVFLATGTRVFNGAEIGDRSEVRINAVVHLRTVLPAETVVPIGWVAVGEPVQLLSPDRHDEIWAAQKELDFPGYVFGLDRETPDLMVQLTERYGRSLARHAADRALD from the coding sequence ATGCGCTTCGCTCACCTCGGGGCCGAGCCCCGCATCCATCCCGACGCGGTCGTTGCTCCGACGGCCGTCGTCAGCGGCGACGTCACGATCGGTCCCGGATGCCAGGTCCTCCACGGTGCCGTTCTCACCTCCGAGGGCAGTCCCATCGTGTTGGGCGAGAACGTCATCGTGATGGAGAACGCGCTCGTGCGTGCCAGTTCGACGCACCCCGTGCATGTGGGTGCGCACACCCTGGTCGGGCCGATGGCGAGTGTCGCCGGTGCGGATGTGGGCGAAGAGGTGTTCCTCGCCACGGGGACGCGTGTGTTCAACGGAGCCGAGATCGGCGACCGCAGCGAGGTCCGTATCAACGCGGTCGTGCACCTGCGGACCGTCCTCCCCGCCGAGACCGTCGTGCCGATCGGGTGGGTCGCCGTCGGCGAACCGGTGCAACTGCTCTCGCCGGACCGTCACGACGAGATCTGGGCCGCGCAGAAGGAACTCGACTTCCCCGGGTACGTCTTCGGCCTCGACCGCGAGACCCCCGACCTGATGGTGCAGCTGACCGAGCGGTACGGCCGCAGCCTCGCGCGCCACGCCGCCGACCGCGCCCTCGACTGA